One part of the Leucobacter triazinivorans genome encodes these proteins:
- the mobF gene encoding MobF family relaxase, giving the protein MRVMSAGDGYKYLLRTVATGDGDRVLSTPLTRYYTEEGTPPGRWIGSAVIALGGGSIAVGDEVSEQQLQRLIGQGRDPATDQALGRPYRMYPTVTERIERRTARLDADLPVTERAEAVAAIEAEESGRGVRKAVAGFDFTFSIPKSASVLWAVSDAGTQSLIAEAHHAAVAEMVAFIEREVAATRVGAAGRNGAVAQADVSGVIATAFDHYDSRAGDPHLHTHVVISNKVQTVHDGKWRSLDGRPLHAATVALSELHEAVFADHLTRAFGVEWEARDMGRDRNPAWAITTVPEKLVAEFSSRSRQIDQEKNRLIAEYVARHGRQPSLATIIKLRAQATLATRPEKQVRSLANLTGEWRERASHLLGEDAIRWARTVTANDAPLLLRADDVPLDVIDSLGHSVIEAVGGKRSTWRKWNLTAEAARQTMPYRFATTLDREAIVGMVVDAAERASIRLTPPELSSSPAVFRRPDDISRFRPVGSTVYSSPGILDAEDRLLSRARSITAPIVPVETIEKVARRPDREGRFLSDEQAAALAGVAISGRAVDVLVGPAGAGKTTAMRALHTAWEHGHGRGSVVGLAPSAVAAQVLADDLGIRTENTAKWWQDHQNVGASFRKGQLVIVDEASLAGTLSLDRITEHAVDVGAKVLLVGDWAQLQSVTSGGAFSLLVHDRSDAPELVDVHRFVNDWEKTASLDLRHGRPEAIDTYAEHDRITGGDTEKMIDAAYTAWRTDMLAGVSTVLIADSNDSVLALNQRARADLILDGAVDARREVALQGDARAAVGDTIITRKNDRRLHTPRGWVRNGDRWIVTDIRDDGSLTARRADSRGTMTLPADYVSDHVDLGYAVTAHRAQGITTDTSHVLVDPSTTRENLYVAMTRGRHANLVYVATDRPDDNHTTPHPADDPAATARSVLYGVLQHVGAELSAHETITAEQEAWGSVAQLAAEYETIAQAAQHDRFATLIRQSGLTADEAEDAIHSDTFGALTAELRRAEANHHNIDALMPRLVAARAFEDADDIASVLHHRLARATARPAGSGRTRKAPRLIAGLIPEATGPISTEMKKALTERRELIQQRAEAVLDQALSERQEWALALGAAPTEVKAATAWRRQAQTVAAYRDRYGITARTPLGPAPDSDVQKIDAARAAASVARLGDLGTRTQESDARQSQGRDRSGLAR; this is encoded by the coding sequence ATGCGGGTGATGTCCGCCGGCGACGGCTACAAGTACCTCCTGCGCACCGTCGCCACCGGTGACGGCGACCGAGTGCTCTCCACACCGCTCACGAGGTACTACACCGAGGAAGGAACCCCGCCCGGGCGGTGGATTGGGTCAGCTGTCATCGCGCTCGGCGGCGGTTCGATCGCCGTTGGCGATGAGGTCTCCGAGCAGCAGCTTCAACGACTGATCGGGCAAGGCCGTGACCCCGCCACCGACCAGGCGCTCGGGCGCCCGTATCGGATGTACCCGACGGTGACTGAGCGGATCGAGCGTCGCACCGCACGGCTCGATGCCGACCTCCCGGTGACCGAGCGTGCGGAAGCGGTCGCCGCAATCGAGGCTGAGGAGAGCGGGCGTGGGGTGCGGAAGGCGGTTGCGGGGTTCGATTTCACGTTCTCGATTCCGAAGTCCGCGTCGGTGTTGTGGGCTGTGTCGGATGCGGGGACGCAATCGTTGATTGCGGAGGCGCATCATGCGGCGGTTGCGGAGATGGTTGCGTTCATCGAGCGAGAGGTTGCGGCAACCCGTGTCGGTGCAGCGGGACGCAATGGGGCGGTTGCGCAAGCGGATGTTTCGGGGGTGATCGCGACCGCGTTCGATCACTACGACTCGCGGGCGGGTGATCCGCATCTGCACACGCATGTGGTGATCTCGAACAAGGTGCAGACCGTCCACGACGGCAAGTGGCGCTCCCTCGACGGACGCCCGCTGCACGCCGCAACTGTTGCGCTCTCCGAACTGCATGAGGCAGTGTTCGCTGATCACCTCACCCGCGCCTTCGGGGTCGAGTGGGAAGCCCGAGACATGGGTCGCGACCGCAACCCCGCCTGGGCGATCACGACCGTGCCGGAGAAGCTGGTCGCGGAGTTCTCGTCCAGGTCTAGGCAGATCGATCAGGAGAAGAACCGGCTCATCGCCGAGTACGTCGCCCGCCACGGCAGACAACCATCACTCGCGACGATCATCAAGCTCCGCGCACAGGCAACACTGGCGACGCGGCCAGAGAAGCAGGTGCGGTCCCTCGCGAACCTCACGGGCGAATGGCGGGAACGGGCGTCGCACCTCCTCGGTGAAGACGCCATCCGCTGGGCCCGCACCGTGACCGCGAACGACGCCCCGCTGTTGCTTCGCGCGGATGACGTGCCGTTGGACGTGATCGACTCGCTCGGGCACAGTGTGATCGAGGCGGTCGGTGGGAAGCGTTCGACCTGGCGGAAGTGGAACCTTACAGCCGAGGCTGCACGCCAGACGATGCCATATCGGTTCGCTACTACGCTGGATCGTGAAGCGATCGTCGGGATGGTCGTCGATGCCGCGGAACGCGCGTCGATTCGGCTGACACCGCCGGAGCTGTCCTCGAGTCCTGCCGTGTTCCGTCGGCCTGATGACATCAGCAGGTTCCGTCCCGTGGGATCAACGGTCTACTCCTCGCCGGGCATCCTCGACGCCGAAGACCGCCTCCTTAGCCGCGCCCGCAGTATCACTGCTCCCATCGTGCCGGTCGAGACCATCGAGAAGGTCGCCCGGCGCCCGGATCGCGAGGGACGGTTCCTCAGCGACGAGCAGGCGGCAGCTCTTGCCGGTGTCGCGATCTCCGGTCGGGCGGTCGATGTGCTGGTCGGCCCTGCCGGTGCCGGGAAGACGACGGCGATGCGCGCGTTGCACACGGCGTGGGAGCACGGGCACGGGCGGGGCAGCGTCGTCGGGCTTGCGCCGTCCGCGGTCGCTGCGCAGGTCCTTGCCGATGATCTCGGTATTAGGACGGAGAACACCGCGAAGTGGTGGCAAGACCACCAAAACGTAGGCGCGTCGTTCCGCAAGGGTCAGCTGGTGATCGTGGACGAAGCCTCCCTGGCCGGCACCCTCTCCCTCGACCGGATCACCGAACATGCCGTGGATGTGGGCGCGAAGGTGCTGCTGGTGGGTGACTGGGCGCAACTGCAATCCGTCACCTCTGGTGGCGCGTTCTCCCTCCTCGTCCATGACCGCAGTGACGCCCCCGAGTTGGTCGACGTGCACCGCTTCGTCAATGACTGGGAGAAGACTGCCTCCCTCGACCTCCGTCACGGCCGCCCCGAAGCGATCGACACCTACGCCGAGCACGACCGCATCACCGGCGGCGACACCGAGAAGATGATCGACGCTGCCTACACTGCGTGGCGCACCGACATGCTCGCCGGGGTCTCGACAGTTTTGATCGCGGACTCCAACGACTCCGTCCTCGCCCTGAACCAGCGTGCCCGCGCCGACCTGATCCTCGACGGTGCCGTGGATGCTCGACGTGAAGTCGCCCTCCAAGGAGACGCCCGTGCAGCTGTTGGGGACACGATCATCACCAGGAAGAATGATCGCCGCCTCCACACCCCGCGCGGGTGGGTCCGAAACGGTGACCGCTGGATCGTCACCGACATTCGAGACGACGGCTCCCTCACCGCCCGCCGCGCCGACAGCCGCGGCACCATGACCCTCCCAGCTGACTACGTCTCGGATCATGTTGATCTGGGATACGCAGTGACGGCGCATAGGGCGCAGGGCATCACGACCGACACCTCCCATGTGCTTGTTGATCCGTCTACGACGAGGGAGAACCTGTATGTCGCGATGACCCGCGGCAGGCACGCGAACCTCGTCTACGTCGCCACTGACCGGCCCGACGACAACCACACCACCCCACACCCCGCCGACGACCCGGCAGCGACCGCGAGGAGTGTGCTCTACGGGGTGCTGCAGCATGTCGGCGCGGAGCTCTCTGCGCACGAGACGATCACCGCCGAACAAGAGGCGTGGGGGTCAGTGGCGCAGCTCGCGGCAGAGTACGAGACGATCGCGCAAGCCGCCCAACACGACCGCTTCGCCACCCTCATCCGCCAATCCGGCCTCACCGCGGACGAGGCAGAAGACGCGATCCACTCCGACACGTTCGGGGCACTGACTGCCGAGTTGCGACGGGCAGAGGCGAACCACCACAACATCGACGCACTCATGCCGCGCCTGGTCGCCGCCCGCGCCTTCGAGGACGCCGACGACATCGCCTCCGTCCTGCACCACCGCCTCGCCCGCGCGACCGCACGCCCAGCCGGTTCCGGCCGCACCCGCAAGGCGCCCCGCCTGATCGCCGGCCTCATCCCCGAAGCCACCGGCCCGATCAGCACCGAGATGAAGAAAGCGCTCACGGAACGTCGCGAGCTGATCCAGCAGCGAGCCGAAGCCGTCCTCGACCAAGCCCTCAGCGAACGGCAGGAATGGGCGCTCGCACTTGGAGCCGCACCCACCGAGGTCAAAGCCGCAACAGCGTGGCGACGACAAGCGCAGACCGTGGCCGCCTACCGCGACCGCTACGGCATCACCGCCCGGACACCGCTCGGCCCGGCACCCGACAGCGACGTGCAGAAGATCGACGCGGCAAGGGCAGCAGCATCTGTGGCAAGGCTTGGTGACCTCGGCACACGGACTCAGGAGTCAGACGCGCGCCAATCTCAGGGGCGCGACAGATCCGGCCTCGCCCGCTAA
- a CDS encoding DUF3817 domain-containing protein: MTLTDRLATTATRSGSFRVARVLFRATAIAEAISWAGMLTALAIKYPLHGSPLPVTIWGWVHGIAWLAFVAACIAATIRFRWSWWALPAGLMLSVIPFLTLPFEIWMNRTGRLDPRHAKC, from the coding sequence ATGACCCTCACGGACAGGCTCGCCACCACCGCCACGAGGTCAGGCTCCTTCCGAGTCGCGCGGGTGCTGTTCCGCGCTACGGCGATTGCCGAAGCCATCAGCTGGGCGGGGATGCTCACGGCGTTGGCCATCAAGTACCCCCTCCATGGTAGCCCCCTCCCTGTCACGATCTGGGGCTGGGTGCACGGCATCGCCTGGCTCGCATTCGTGGCCGCCTGCATCGCCGCCACCATCCGATTCCGTTGGTCGTGGTGGGCGCTCCCGGCCGGCCTCATGCTCTCAGTGATTCCGTTTCTCACCCTGCCTTTCGAAATCTGGATGAACCGTACTGGAAGGCTCGACCCGCGGCATGCAAAGTGCTGA
- a CDS encoding TetR/AcrR family transcriptional regulator: MRPSKRDLILDAALRVVARDGVTAVTYESVAEEAGLTKGGLVYHFPSRETLLTALQEHLADQWEANLTNAAGKPVDQLTDRERDVAYARVAATSADHAELLLILEASTTPELAAPWTRLMNIWTPPTPTKAPLTDDEATRIIARLAADGLWLYDTITGIPMSSEVRAELGERIANLVNPNHSGA, from the coding sequence ATGCGTCCGAGTAAACGCGACCTAATCCTCGACGCCGCACTCCGGGTCGTCGCCCGCGACGGCGTCACCGCCGTCACTTACGAATCCGTTGCAGAGGAAGCAGGCCTCACCAAAGGCGGACTCGTCTACCACTTCCCATCCCGCGAAACCCTCCTGACCGCGTTGCAAGAGCACCTAGCCGACCAATGGGAGGCAAACCTCACAAACGCTGCGGGAAAGCCTGTCGACCAGCTCACTGACCGGGAACGGGACGTCGCCTACGCGCGGGTCGCCGCCACCAGCGCCGACCACGCCGAGCTCCTCCTCATCCTCGAAGCCTCCACCACTCCCGAACTCGCGGCCCCGTGGACACGACTGATGAACATCTGGACACCGCCCACACCAACCAAGGCACCCCTCACAGATGACGAAGCAACCAGGATCATCGCGCGTCTTGCCGCCGATGGCCTCTGGCTCTACGACACCATTACCGGCATCCCGATGTCCAGTGAGGTCCGCGCTGAACTCGGCGAACGCATCGCCAACCTCGTCAACCCGAACCATTCGGGCGCATGA
- a CDS encoding MFS transporter yields the protein MSVSAGVRQVSRAQRWGLLATVSAGLLLIVLDNSILYTALPTLTKELGATGSQALWIINAYPVVMAGLLLGSGTLGDRVGHRRMFLIGLVIFGAASLLAAFAPTAWVLIAARALLAVGAATMMPATLALIAVTFDDERERNIAFGVWGSLSTVGMALGPIVGGALLQVFWWGSVFLINVPVAAAAFIATIMLAPPNDPNPAKKWDLLSSIWALMGLVGAVLTIKEFAHTPQNWLLIVGAGLISAVGFVLFTRRQKRLNEPLLVFSIFRNRAFTSGVIAASLAMFAVAGIELITTQRYQLLEGFTPLGAGLLVAALALGALPASLIGGAILHRTGLRPIITGGLTTALVGAVLILIGVHISFPALIVGLIVVGAGTGFAMSVASIAIVGNAPPGREGMASSVEEVSYEFGSLTAVAMLGSLITFIYSTVIRLPAGAPDQAQQSLPDALAVVDAYPEVFAAAHAAYNTGYTITMIVISIILAAAVATTAVLLRGSGARNIASAPAQKRSTDASE from the coding sequence ATGAGTGTGTCTGCAGGGGTGAGACAGGTGTCCCGGGCCCAACGGTGGGGACTGTTGGCGACGGTGAGTGCCGGGTTGTTGCTGATCGTGTTGGATAACTCGATCCTCTATACGGCGTTGCCGACCTTGACGAAGGAGCTGGGAGCGACGGGGTCGCAGGCGTTGTGGATCATCAACGCCTACCCAGTGGTGATGGCCGGGCTGCTGCTGGGCTCCGGCACCTTGGGGGATCGCGTTGGACACCGTCGGATGTTCCTGATCGGCCTGGTGATCTTCGGGGCGGCGTCGCTGCTGGCGGCGTTCGCGCCGACGGCGTGGGTGCTGATCGCCGCCCGGGCGCTGCTGGCGGTGGGGGCGGCGACGATGATGCCTGCGACACTCGCGTTGATCGCGGTGACTTTCGACGATGAGCGGGAACGGAACATCGCTTTCGGGGTGTGGGGTTCCCTGTCCACTGTCGGGATGGCCCTCGGTCCGATCGTCGGCGGCGCACTGCTGCAGGTGTTCTGGTGGGGATCGGTGTTCCTGATCAACGTACCCGTCGCTGCGGCTGCATTCATCGCGACCATCATGCTGGCCCCTCCGAACGACCCGAACCCAGCGAAGAAGTGGGACCTGTTGTCCTCGATCTGGGCGTTGATGGGCCTGGTCGGTGCGGTGCTGACGATCAAGGAGTTCGCCCACACCCCGCAGAACTGGCTCCTCATCGTCGGCGCTGGCCTCATCTCCGCTGTCGGGTTCGTGCTGTTCACGCGCCGGCAGAAGCGGCTAAACGAGCCGCTGCTGGTGTTCTCCATCTTCCGCAACCGGGCCTTCACCTCCGGTGTGATCGCCGCATCGTTGGCGATGTTCGCCGTCGCCGGCATCGAGCTCATCACCACCCAGCGCTACCAACTCCTGGAAGGCTTCACCCCCCTGGGCGCCGGCCTGCTGGTCGCGGCGCTCGCGCTCGGCGCCCTCCCCGCCTCCCTCATCGGCGGCGCCATCCTGCACCGGACAGGTTTGCGGCCCATCATCACTGGGGGACTCACCACGGCACTGGTCGGGGCAGTACTCATTCTGATCGGGGTGCACATATCGTTCCCTGCGTTGATCGTGGGGCTCATCGTGGTCGGCGCCGGGACCGGGTTCGCGATGTCGGTCGCATCCATCGCGATCGTCGGCAACGCACCCCCCGGCCGGGAAGGCATGGCCTCCTCTGTCGAGGAAGTTTCCTACGAGTTCGGTTCACTCACCGCGGTCGCCATGCTCGGCAGCCTCATCACGTTTATCTACTCGACCGTCATTCGCCTCCCGGCCGGTGCACCCGATCAGGCACAGCAGAGCCTGCCCGACGCTCTGGCTGTCGTCGACGCGTACCCGGAAGTGTTCGCCGCAGCGCATGCCGCCTACAACACCGGGTACACCATCACGATGATCGTTATCAGCATCATCCTCGCGGCAGCCGTCGCCACCACCGCCGTGCTGCTTCGCGGCTCCGGAGCACGTAACATTGCCAGCGCCCCAGCACAGAAAAGATCCACTGATGCGTCCGAGTAA
- a CDS encoding helix-turn-helix transcriptional regulator, protein MFDRAKLVSVMDGAAEVETALGAVSVRQGHSFAVGAGVWCSVLPRGPVRLWTVYVDETLFRSHMRWVLPVQGRVVPQVHPAQWRGAPIVVDAGADVLRRTERFWRQMSVLASSNHPPELVAARTLTLFSHAVEQSVQALVVPDQREVAYDTPPVSPVGGRLTVRTSVGTAARAAQLLLSGISEHWDMRRLSQSVAMSRPHLTRLFTDQFGTTPMRFLTETRTTEFTRLLEETELPIGVISRRVGWNDARVAAAWFRRRFGISPSQFRRSPHPHVEGGTAA, encoded by the coding sequence GTGTTCGACCGGGCGAAGCTGGTGTCTGTCATGGATGGCGCGGCCGAGGTCGAGACAGCTTTGGGTGCGGTGTCGGTAAGACAGGGACACTCCTTTGCCGTCGGCGCAGGCGTGTGGTGTTCCGTGCTGCCTCGCGGGCCCGTCCGGTTGTGGACGGTCTATGTTGACGAGACGCTGTTCCGCTCACACATGCGCTGGGTGCTACCTGTGCAGGGCCGCGTAGTTCCACAGGTACATCCTGCCCAGTGGCGGGGCGCACCGATCGTCGTCGACGCCGGTGCAGACGTGCTCCGCCGAACCGAACGGTTCTGGCGGCAGATGAGCGTGCTCGCCAGCTCAAACCACCCTCCGGAACTGGTCGCCGCACGAACACTCACGCTCTTCTCCCATGCGGTCGAACAGTCCGTGCAAGCCCTCGTCGTCCCAGATCAACGCGAGGTCGCATACGATACCCCGCCCGTCTCACCCGTCGGCGGTAGGTTGACGGTGAGGACATCCGTAGGGACGGCTGCGCGGGCAGCGCAGCTTTTGCTTTCCGGGATCTCAGAGCATTGGGACATGAGGCGTTTGTCACAGTCGGTAGCGATGTCCCGCCCACATCTGACGCGACTATTCACCGACCAGTTCGGCACTACCCCAATGCGATTCCTCACCGAGACCCGGACGACGGAGTTCACTCGGCTGTTGGAAGAAACGGAATTGCCGATCGGTGTGATCTCTCGGCGCGTGGGCTGGAATGACGCAAGGGTCGCGGCGGCCTGGTTCCGGCGGCGGTTCGGGATCTCCCCGTCCCAATTCCGTCGAAGCCCTCACCCGCACGTCGAAGGCGGCACGGCCGCGTGA